The Tissierellales bacterium genome contains the following window.
GGAGATATAGTTGTATACGTGGAGGCAGATGTAATGCCAGGCTACAACTCAGCTCAAATAAACAGACAGCTTCAAAAAGCAGTAAAAGATATAGAACTTCCACGAACAGTTGAACAAGTAGTTGGAGGACAGATGGAAGAGCTTAACAATCAAATAGAAAACATGTCAGTTAGTTTCTTAGTTGCAATAGCGCTTATTTATATAGTATTGGTAGTACAATTCAATTCACTTGTACAGCCAGTAGTAATACTCGCATCAGTTCCATTCTCTATAATAGGAGCTATAGTTGGATTACTTGTAACAGGAAATAACCTTGGATTCTACGCTATGTTCGGAGTAGTTGCACTTGCCGGTATTGCAGTAAATGATGCCATAGTGCTCATAGACTTTGCAAACTACCTCAGAAAAGAAGGCATGGAACTAAGATCAGCAGTTGCAGAAGCAGTAAAAACAAGATTCCAACCAGTAATAGCAACATCACTTACAACCATAGCAGGGGTACTTCCACTAGCGTTATTCAATGCTGCATTTAGTCAGTTAGGATATGCATTGATATTCGGATTAGTAGCATCAACTATCCTTACACTTCTGATAGTACCGATACTCTACTATGGAATTGAGAGAAGATTCGAGAAAAAAGTGAAAAAGTAGAGAGCATAGAAGAAAACTGAAAAATGAAAAGTTTGAAGGGGAACACACGAGGATGCTAAAATACCTAGAGCAAACGAAGGAGGAACATGCGGAAACGTGACAAACACACGGGGAATGACCTGTGTGTTTTACCCCTTGCATTTAAGAGAGGAGAGTTTCATATGAATAAGAAGATAATAGCTATTGCAGGTATAGCTGTAATTGGAGCTGGATTATATATGGGCAGTGCGAGTCTTGATAGAAATACGGTTAGTGCAGAGGATACGCTTAGTCAGAGAGTAGCACTGCCAGTTGAGGTAGTAAATGCAAATTCACAGAATATAGAAGAAAAGCTTTACACTATAGGGTCAATTGAACCAGAAGCACTTTACAACGTAAACGCCAAATCATCAGGTAAAGCGGAGTCGGTTTACTTTGAAGTTGGAGATAGGGTGAAAAAAGATGACGTACTATTTCAAATGGATACAGACGCATTTGACATAAACAAAAATGCCACATTGACTCAGAGATCGAACGCACTAGAAACAGCAAAACTAAACTACAATCAAGCAAAAGACACATTTGAAGATCAAAAAATACTATACGAAAAGGGATTGATATCTAGAATAGAATTTGAGAATTCTCAAAAAACATTTGAGACAGCTGAGATAAACTACAACAATGCTAGAACAGACTACCAATCTCAAGTTTCAAGTTTTGGAGATCAACTAGAAAACTATGTAGTTAAAAGTCCTGTAGACGGATTAATAATAGCAAAGAGCATATCTAAAGACCAATATGCATCTACTCAAAATGGATTTACGATAATACAAGAAGGAAATCTAAAAATAAGCAGCTCTATAACATCGAAATACATTCACAAAGTAAGCGCCGGGCAAAAAGTAGATATATACGTGAACACATTAGACAAAACATATGAAGGTAAAATAGCAAGTGTATCGTATGTAGCACAGAACGGTTCTTATCCTATAGAAGTAGAAATCGAGAGTGATGGACTTATACTTCCAGGAATGTATGCAGAACTTGAAATCCACGTAGATAGCAAAGAAGGCGTGACAACACTTCCACAAGATGCTATCATAAAACAAGGTGAAGATAGCTATGTATACGTAGTTGGAGAAGACAACAAAGCGTACAAAAAATTGATAACTACAGGAATAAAAGAAGATGGCATGATAGAAGTAACAGGTGGTATAAAAGACGATGTAGTCGTAGTTACTACGGGTAAAGAATATTTAGATGAAGGCGTAGAAGTAGCTGTGAAATAAGAAGATAGTGAGAGAAACGGTGGGAATTGAAACACCCACTTTTCACTCACTTTTCTAAAAAAGGCGGGTGTTTTTTTGAAAGAACAAATTAGAAAGCTAATGATAAAAATGCATGTTCGAATAACTCTACTATGGCTAGTGACCGTTATGCTTCCTATAGTTGTTTTTTTAGTTACGCTAGGAACAGTACTAGGACCTAGAAATACATCTTATTTTTGGGACCCAGATAGTATACAGAGAGAAGTTTGGCAGATGGAGGAGTGGAGCAATCAAGAGAAGATATTCAGAAACTTACAGTACACAGCACTCAAAAATCCAGATAAACTTCTGCAGGATGAGTACAAGGAAGAAATAAGAGCACTAGATCTACCAGAAAAACTAAACACATTGGTATTAATTAGAAAAAATGGAGAAATCACCACTATAAATGACTTTGAAACAGAAGCAGGAGAAAAACTTGCAGATAAATTCAGGACACTCACCAACCCGTCACTACCAGAATTCGGTTCTCAAAATGATTTAAACAATGAAGAACTATTCGACAAAACGGGATATGTTGTCAAAAGACAGATTGATTTTTATTTTAGCGATCAGACTGAAGGTAGTGTTTTTGTACTAAACAAAGTAGTGAATATATCAGCTTATGCGAGCAAATTCATCATAAGATACTTTAAAATATTGTTTACTATAGTTATAATAATAATGTTCTTCATATTCATACATGGCACACATTTAATAGTAAAAAAACTTAAAGCAATAATATTAGCTACACATAGAGCAAAAGAAGAAGATTTTAGCTATAGAATAAAATTTAGAGGTTTTGACATGTTTACAATACTTA
Protein-coding sequences here:
- a CDS encoding efflux RND transporter periplasmic adaptor subunit, with protein sequence MNKKIIAIAGIAVIGAGLYMGSASLDRNTVSAEDTLSQRVALPVEVVNANSQNIEEKLYTIGSIEPEALYNVNAKSSGKAESVYFEVGDRVKKDDVLFQMDTDAFDINKNATLTQRSNALETAKLNYNQAKDTFEDQKILYEKGLISRIEFENSQKTFETAEINYNNARTDYQSQVSSFGDQLENYVVKSPVDGLIIAKSISKDQYASTQNGFTIIQEGNLKISSSITSKYIHKVSAGQKVDIYVNTLDKTYEGKIASVSYVAQNGSYPIEVEIESDGLILPGMYAELEIHVDSKEGVTTLPQDAIIKQGEDSYVYVVGEDNKAYKKLITTGIKEDGMIEVTGGIKDDVVVVTTGKEYLDEGVEVAVK
- a CDS encoding HAMP domain-containing histidine kinase; translated protein: MKEQIRKLMIKMHVRITLLWLVTVMLPIVVFLVTLGTVLGPRNTSYFWDPDSIQREVWQMEEWSNQEKIFRNLQYTALKNPDKLLQDEYKEEIRALDLPEKLNTLVLIRKNGEITTINDFETEAGEKLADKFRTLTNPSLPEFGSQNDLNNEELFDKTGYVVKRQIDFYFSDQTEGSVFVLNKVVNISAYASKFIIRYFKILFTIVIIIMFFIFIHGTHLIVKKLKAIILATHRAKEEDFSYRIKFRGFDMFTILSEQINHMLETLEKGQNERKKLEENRQSFISNLTHDLKTPLTAIKIHVDAIDDGLVTNPEKEKQYMKNIQKKLKDIDSMIDELKIFNELDIGKENYNFYEIDFDAYLRDLMEEFKYEIDLQKVVLTYNSNPECDYMVNIDPEKMKRLISNLWNNSLKYVQREPIRIDMHLERNEEEPSNYKLIIKDNGNGVPENELEKIFDQYHRVDSARNPNISGSGLGLAICKRIVTEHRGSICARNNGGLEIEINLPPNNQSK